Proteins co-encoded in one Bremerella sp. TYQ1 genomic window:
- the topA gene encoding type I DNA topoisomerase yields MAESGNSKKALVIVESPAKARTISKFLGKNYLVEASIGHVRDLPKGAKEIPQQYKEQDWAYLGVNVNEQFDPVYIVPTDKKQQVTKLKKLLKESDELYLATDEDREGEAISWHLQEILKPKVPVHRLVFHEITESAIKGALENPRSIDDGLVRAQETRRILDRLYGYEVSPLLWRKIKPKLSAGRVQSVAVRLIVQRERDRMAFHSATYWDLVATFEVEGQSFDATLVEADGKRVPSSRDFDSSTGKVNKEGLLLLDEEGANQLLERIRNADFSVSNLENKPYTSKPAAPFTTSTLQQEANRKLGFTARRTMQVAQSLYENGYITYMRTDSTNLAQVAIDASRKLVESEYGKEYLPEKPRMYSSKVKNAQEAHEAIRPAGNEFRKPDSLKKELNDEQFKLFELIWKRTVACQMADARGHRISINIGGGEAVFYVSGKTIDFPGFLRAYVEGSDDPQAELADRETLLPTVTVGQSVDAKEFDPKSHTTQPPARFSEASLTRSLEEMGIGRPSTYASIIDTILRREYVFKKGNALVPTWTSFAVVGLLEAHLAKLVDYDFTAKMEDDLDSISRGEADASDYLSKFYFGVENHGLKQVIEERIKDVDARSVNSIPLGAPQEGEHRDEVFVRVGRYGPYVEQGERRGSIPDELPPDEIDLTRAMEILEQSEKGEEPMGEHPETGKPIYLKAGRFGPYVQMGSPDDDEKPKNASLLKGMNAGDVNLETAIKLLSLPREVGVHPEDQKPIVAYNGRFGPYIKWNDETRSLPAEISPIDIEMDKALELLAQPKTRGRRGAPKEPLKTLDKSPVTEEVIKIMDGRYGPYVTDGETNASLPKGASPDEVTMEVALQLLADRAAKGGTKKKKAKKKTAKKTAKKKTAKKKTTKKKAATKKAAKKTTKKAAAKKTTEKKAEESSSDEAPF; encoded by the coding sequence ATGGCGGAATCGGGTAACAGCAAGAAGGCGTTGGTGATTGTCGAGTCTCCGGCAAAGGCTCGCACCATCTCAAAGTTTCTCGGCAAGAACTATCTCGTCGAGGCATCGATCGGCCACGTCCGTGATTTGCCCAAAGGGGCAAAGGAAATCCCGCAACAATATAAGGAGCAGGATTGGGCCTATCTTGGCGTTAACGTCAACGAACAGTTCGATCCGGTCTACATTGTTCCGACCGACAAAAAGCAGCAAGTTACCAAGCTGAAAAAGCTGTTGAAGGAGTCGGACGAACTTTACCTCGCGACGGACGAAGACCGCGAAGGAGAAGCGATCAGCTGGCACTTGCAGGAGATCCTCAAGCCCAAAGTGCCGGTACATCGCCTGGTGTTCCATGAAATCACCGAGAGCGCCATCAAGGGAGCTTTGGAGAACCCTCGGTCGATCGACGACGGCTTGGTACGTGCTCAGGAAACACGGCGCATCCTCGACCGGTTGTACGGCTATGAAGTTTCGCCCCTCTTATGGCGAAAAATTAAGCCGAAACTGTCAGCTGGACGTGTCCAGAGTGTGGCGGTTCGCTTGATCGTTCAGCGAGAGCGCGACCGAATGGCGTTCCACTCGGCGACCTATTGGGACTTAGTCGCGACGTTTGAAGTAGAGGGCCAATCGTTCGACGCCACGTTAGTCGAAGCGGATGGAAAGCGAGTTCCATCGAGCCGAGATTTCGATTCGTCGACTGGTAAAGTCAATAAAGAAGGCTTGTTACTTCTCGATGAAGAGGGAGCGAATCAGCTTCTCGAGCGAATCCGGAATGCGGACTTCTCGGTCAGCAATCTCGAAAACAAGCCATACACAAGCAAGCCTGCGGCGCCATTTACAACGAGTACATTGCAGCAGGAAGCCAACCGAAAGCTCGGCTTCACGGCTCGGCGAACGATGCAAGTGGCACAAAGTCTGTACGAAAATGGTTATATCACCTACATGCGTACCGACTCGACGAACCTTGCCCAGGTTGCCATCGATGCGTCGCGCAAGCTGGTGGAGAGCGAGTACGGAAAGGAATACTTACCTGAGAAGCCTCGCATGTACTCCTCGAAAGTGAAGAATGCTCAGGAGGCTCACGAAGCAATTCGACCAGCGGGTAACGAATTCCGCAAACCTGATTCCCTGAAAAAAGAATTGAATGACGAACAGTTCAAACTGTTCGAGCTGATTTGGAAACGAACGGTGGCCTGTCAGATGGCAGACGCTCGGGGGCATCGCATCTCTATCAACATTGGCGGTGGAGAAGCAGTCTTCTATGTCAGCGGAAAGACGATTGACTTTCCTGGCTTTCTTCGTGCCTACGTCGAAGGCTCTGACGATCCTCAGGCGGAACTTGCCGACCGAGAAACGCTGCTGCCGACGGTTACTGTTGGTCAAAGCGTTGATGCGAAAGAATTCGACCCTAAGAGCCACACGACCCAGCCTCCGGCACGGTTCAGCGAAGCTTCGCTAACACGTAGTTTGGAAGAAATGGGAATTGGCCGCCCGAGTACGTACGCATCGATTATCGACACGATTTTGCGTCGTGAGTACGTGTTCAAAAAAGGGAATGCACTTGTCCCAACATGGACTTCATTTGCGGTAGTTGGACTGCTTGAAGCCCATCTCGCAAAACTGGTCGACTACGACTTCACGGCGAAGATGGAGGACGATCTCGACAGCATTAGCCGTGGTGAAGCAGACGCGAGCGATTACCTCAGCAAGTTCTATTTCGGCGTCGAAAATCATGGCCTCAAGCAGGTTATCGAAGAACGCATTAAAGACGTCGACGCTCGTAGCGTGAACTCGATTCCGCTCGGGGCACCTCAGGAAGGGGAGCATCGTGACGAAGTCTTTGTTCGCGTCGGTCGTTATGGGCCCTACGTCGAGCAAGGGGAGCGTCGCGGATCGATTCCGGATGAATTGCCTCCAGATGAAATCGACCTGACGAGGGCGATGGAAATCCTCGAGCAGTCGGAGAAGGGGGAAGAGCCGATGGGCGAACACCCAGAAACCGGCAAGCCGATCTATCTCAAGGCGGGGCGATTCGGGCCATACGTTCAAATGGGATCTCCAGACGACGACGAAAAGCCGAAGAACGCTTCGTTGCTGAAAGGGATGAATGCTGGGGACGTGAATCTCGAAACGGCCATCAAACTTCTTTCGCTTCCGCGAGAAGTTGGTGTCCATCCTGAGGACCAGAAGCCAATTGTGGCGTACAACGGTCGCTTTGGCCCCTACATCAAATGGAACGACGAAACTCGATCGTTGCCGGCCGAGATCTCGCCGATCGATATCGAGATGGACAAAGCGCTGGAGTTGCTTGCTCAACCCAAAACACGCGGACGACGCGGAGCTCCGAAGGAACCGCTCAAAACGCTCGATAAGTCACCAGTAACGGAAGAAGTAATTAAGATCATGGATGGCCGTTACGGGCCCTACGTGACCGATGGCGAAACGAACGCTTCGCTTCCGAAGGGTGCTTCTCCGGATGAAGTGACGATGGAAGTGGCTTTACAACTGCTTGCCGATCGTGCCGCCAAGGGAGGTACGAAAAAGAAGAAGGCCAAGAAGAAAACAGCCAAGAAGACGGCGAAGAAAAAGACCGCCAAAAAGAAAACGACGAAGAAGAAAGCCGCCACGAAAAAGGCAGCCAAAAAGACGACCAAGAAAGCCGCTGCAAAGAAGACGACCGAGAAAAAAGCGGAAGAGTCTTCCAGTGACGAAGCTCCGTTCTAA
- a CDS encoding lysylphosphatidylglycerol synthase transmembrane domain-containing protein, producing the protein MVLIQVVVVVLVVWGIWRNIEKAIEQVHQENFSFDQLRWPWIAAAGILYLLGSFPMGVFWYRLMKAMKQQPGLMSSIRAFFIGHLGKYVPGKALVVVLRTSLVQGNHLQRSVVATAVFAETLTMVAVGAVYGAVLIAIWFSEHQLLLWLAVAIGLAASLVTLPPVFRAIVLLLKVSKINPEIEENLAGLNYPTMAWGWGANLIGWTLLGGSLYATMASIPEADSQMSQGLEVFPLLAATVCLAMVVGFVTPIPGGMGVREYVIMEMMAPAFGPVVAVVSAVLLRVAWLLAEVALAIILYGIPTSTPASDEPSAHDPAQEPA; encoded by the coding sequence ATGGTGCTTATTCAAGTCGTTGTGGTTGTTTTGGTGGTCTGGGGTATATGGCGGAATATCGAAAAAGCAATCGAACAAGTTCATCAAGAAAATTTTTCTTTTGATCAACTTCGCTGGCCATGGATTGCTGCCGCTGGCATTTTGTATCTGCTCGGTTCGTTCCCCATGGGGGTGTTCTGGTACCGCTTGATGAAGGCAATGAAGCAGCAGCCCGGTTTGATGAGTTCGATCCGAGCCTTCTTTATCGGCCACCTCGGGAAGTATGTCCCAGGTAAGGCGCTCGTCGTTGTTCTGCGTACATCTCTCGTGCAAGGCAATCATCTTCAGCGCTCCGTCGTCGCAACGGCGGTGTTCGCTGAAACGTTGACCATGGTTGCCGTCGGAGCTGTTTACGGAGCGGTACTAATCGCCATCTGGTTTTCCGAGCATCAATTGCTTTTATGGTTGGCTGTTGCCATTGGGCTTGCCGCAAGTCTGGTGACATTGCCCCCGGTCTTCCGGGCGATTGTGCTTCTCTTAAAAGTCTCGAAGATCAACCCAGAAATTGAAGAGAACCTGGCCGGGCTCAACTACCCGACGATGGCTTGGGGCTGGGGAGCGAACTTGATTGGTTGGACGCTGCTGGGGGGAAGTCTCTATGCCACGATGGCTAGTATTCCGGAAGCGGACAGTCAAATGAGTCAGGGACTTGAAGTCTTTCCACTGTTGGCGGCGACCGTTTGTCTGGCCATGGTCGTCGGCTTTGTGACACCCATCCCTGGGGGAATGGGCGTTCGTGAATATGTGATCATGGAAATGATGGCCCCGGCGTTTGGACCGGTCGTCGCCGTCGTCTCGGCAGTCCTTCTGCGAGTTGCCTGGCTTTTGGCAGAAGTGGCGTTGGCGATTATCTTATATGGTATTCCTACCTCCACGCCTGCCTCAGACGAACCGTCTGCACACGACCCCGCCCAAGAACCTGCATAA
- a CDS encoding glycosyltransferase family 2 protein, producing the protein MKLSLVIPVYNEDESLDKLYEEICEVVSTNNYDVEILFIDDGSSDDSWNAISKLVEKDSRIRGLKFRRNFGKAAALDAGFQEAQGDVIITMDADLQDDPQEIPRFLEQLDGGKDVVSGWKQVRHDPWHKVGPSRVFNWMVSTLTGVKLHDHNCGMKCYRREIFDEVRLYGELHRFVPVLAAAHGWKVGEIVINHRARQFGHSKYGVRRFLKGFLDLTTVAFITGYGQRPQHLLGGIGLLFFGLGFVGLFGLSSWWVIDRLIGVEDPIELHKRAVFYYSIVSLLLGTQFVTVGLLAEIIRSSMAPQTKSYFISQKVGTRDEAS; encoded by the coding sequence ATGAAGCTCTCTCTGGTAATCCCGGTTTATAACGAAGACGAAAGTCTCGATAAGCTGTACGAAGAGATCTGCGAAGTCGTTTCGACAAACAACTACGATGTCGAGATCCTCTTTATCGACGATGGATCGAGCGACGACTCGTGGAACGCAATCTCTAAGCTCGTTGAAAAAGATTCTCGTATTCGAGGGCTTAAATTCCGACGTAACTTTGGCAAAGCCGCGGCGTTGGATGCTGGTTTCCAGGAGGCTCAAGGGGACGTAATCATCACGATGGATGCGGACCTGCAGGACGATCCTCAAGAGATCCCTCGGTTTCTCGAGCAGCTCGACGGCGGTAAAGATGTGGTCAGCGGCTGGAAGCAAGTACGCCACGATCCATGGCATAAAGTGGGGCCTTCCCGCGTTTTCAATTGGATGGTCAGCACCCTGACAGGCGTCAAGCTGCATGATCACAACTGCGGCATGAAGTGTTACCGCAGAGAAATCTTCGACGAAGTCCGACTGTATGGCGAACTGCATCGCTTCGTTCCCGTGCTGGCGGCAGCGCATGGCTGGAAGGTAGGCGAGATCGTCATCAACCACCGTGCTCGCCAGTTTGGTCACTCGAAGTATGGTGTCCGCCGTTTCCTGAAAGGCTTCCTCGATTTAACGACGGTCGCTTTTATCACCGGTTACGGGCAGCGTCCGCAGCATCTGCTCGGAGGAATCGGGCTACTGTTCTTTGGCTTGGGCTTTGTCGGTTTGTTTGGTCTTTCGAGTTGGTGGGTGATCGATCGGCTGATTGGAGTAGAAGATCCGATCGAACTTCACAAGCGAGCCGTCTTCTATTACTCGATCGTTTCCCTGCTTCTGGGAACGCAGTTTGTCACCGTAGGCCTGTTGGCCGAGATCATTCGTTCCTCCATGGCCCCGCAAACGAAGTCGTACTTCATCTCGCAGAAGGTAGGGACGCGTGATGAAGCCAGCTAG
- a CDS encoding peptidylprolyl isomerase: MKFPHFSSWATGIGFVLCICLFLSGCGASDTPSPPAASIPGPEANADGQSTQTVSTELEAGDLAKSDFRGEEFPEVVLTTTLGKIRLKLDAKKAPATVDNFLTNYVATNHYDGTVFHYVQPDGMILGGLFDADMSPRPTKIEIQNEAMNGLKNKRGTIAMSRDPNVVHSSTCQFFVNCADNTTFDHIGSEDSSSFGYCVFGEVVEGMDVVDAISKVDVQSNDGFVNLPKEPVQILSAERVK; encoded by the coding sequence ATGAAGTTCCCGCACTTTTCATCGTGGGCAACCGGCATCGGTTTTGTCCTGTGTATTTGTCTGTTTTTATCCGGCTGTGGTGCATCGGACACGCCCTCTCCACCGGCGGCCAGCATTCCTGGCCCGGAAGCCAACGCTGATGGGCAAAGCACGCAAACGGTTTCGACCGAACTGGAAGCTGGCGATTTAGCCAAGTCAGATTTTCGTGGGGAAGAGTTTCCCGAAGTAGTACTGACGACCACGCTAGGCAAGATCCGACTAAAGTTGGACGCAAAAAAAGCTCCAGCAACGGTCGACAATTTTCTGACAAATTATGTCGCTACGAATCATTACGACGGCACGGTGTTTCACTATGTTCAGCCAGACGGAATGATACTGGGTGGTTTGTTCGATGCCGACATGTCGCCGCGGCCCACGAAGATCGAGATTCAGAACGAAGCGATGAACGGGCTTAAGAACAAGCGTGGCACGATTGCGATGTCGCGAGACCCGAACGTGGTTCATAGTTCGACGTGTCAGTTCTTTGTAAACTGTGCCGACAATACCACGTTTGATCACATCGGAAGCGAAGATTCGAGCAGCTTCGGGTATTGTGTTTTCGGCGAAGTGGTCGAAGGGATGGATGTCGTTGACGCCATCTCAAAAGTCGACGTTCAATCAAACGATGGCTTTGTCAACTTACCGAAAGAGCCGGTTCAGATTTTATCGGCCGAGCGAGTCAAGTGA
- the aroA gene encoding 3-phosphoshikimate 1-carboxyvinyltransferase, with translation MVAEITIPTCGPVIGSIRPPGSKSLTNRALIIAALASGRSTLSGALESEDTEVMIDSLRRIGVSIEHDAANHVLTVEGNAGQFRGADTEMFIANSGTSMRFLTALATLGEGTFRLDGIARMRERPIGDLIAALQSLGADIQTEFTNDCPPVLVRAAGLPGGHAKIAGNISSQYLSGLLMSAPYAKEDVQLEVDGELVSQPYVRMTTQIMRDFGATLDENNCRRFVIPGNQTYQARQYAIEPDASAASYFWGAAAVTGGKVTVEGLSRDALQGDVAFCNALARMGCEVTYESDRITVVGKPLYGIEIDMGEISDTVQTLAAVALFADGPTKVTGVAHNRHKETDRIGDLACELRKLGANVEEFEDGMTITPGVLRPARIETYNDHRMAMSLALVGLRQEGVVILNPGCTSKTYPHFFEDLERICQST, from the coding sequence GTGGTCGCTGAAATTACCATTCCTACATGCGGACCAGTGATCGGTTCGATTCGTCCCCCAGGTTCAAAGAGCCTCACGAACCGTGCTCTGATTATTGCAGCGTTGGCAAGCGGTCGCTCAACGCTTTCTGGTGCCTTGGAAAGTGAAGATACCGAGGTCATGATCGATAGCCTGAGGAGAATTGGCGTTTCGATCGAGCACGATGCAGCAAATCATGTTCTGACCGTGGAAGGAAACGCCGGTCAATTTCGTGGTGCAGATACCGAGATGTTCATTGCCAATAGCGGAACATCGATGCGTTTCCTGACCGCGTTGGCGACTCTTGGCGAAGGAACATTCCGCCTCGATGGCATCGCTCGTATGCGAGAACGTCCGATTGGCGATTTGATCGCGGCACTTCAATCGCTCGGAGCAGATATCCAAACTGAATTTACCAACGATTGTCCGCCTGTGCTTGTGAGAGCAGCAGGGCTTCCCGGCGGCCACGCTAAGATCGCCGGAAACATTAGCAGCCAATATCTTAGCGGACTGCTAATGTCGGCTCCTTATGCGAAAGAGGATGTCCAGTTGGAAGTGGACGGTGAACTCGTATCACAGCCGTACGTGCGGATGACGACGCAAATCATGCGTGACTTCGGCGCGACACTCGATGAAAACAATTGCCGTCGATTCGTTATTCCTGGCAACCAAACCTATCAGGCCCGCCAATACGCTATCGAACCCGATGCTTCTGCGGCAAGTTACTTTTGGGGCGCTGCTGCCGTGACAGGCGGCAAAGTTACCGTTGAAGGTCTTTCCCGAGATGCCCTGCAAGGCGACGTCGCGTTTTGTAATGCTCTGGCTCGAATGGGCTGCGAAGTTACCTACGAGTCGGACCGAATAACCGTCGTCGGCAAGCCACTATATGGCATTGAAATCGACATGGGTGAAATCAGTGACACGGTGCAAACCTTAGCGGCGGTTGCCTTGTTTGCCGATGGCCCAACCAAAGTTACTGGCGTTGCCCATAATCGCCATAAAGAGACCGATCGCATTGGCGATCTCGCTTGTGAACTGCGCAAACTTGGGGCAAACGTTGAGGAGTTCGAGGACGGAATGACGATTACCCCCGGAGTTCTTCGACCAGCTCGAATTGAAACCTATAACGACCATCGAATGGCCATGAGCCTGGCTCTTGTCGGCTTGCGGCAAGAAGGGGTTGTTATTCTTAATCCAGGCTGCACCAGCAAGACCTATCCTCACTTCTTCGAAGATCTCGAACGTATTTGCCAGTCTACGTAA
- a CDS encoding PQQ-binding-like beta-propeller repeat protein has product MRIFLSLVCVCVLLSVGHADWRQFRGNDGTGALDNCDLPESWDADSKNVAWKVELPGRGPSSPIVVGDKVIVTTADGADLEQLHVLCFSAHDGSKLWQRNFWATGRTFCHPQTTPAAPTPVSDGTHVYAFFGSSDLVCLDLDGNVHWYRGLGHEHPKAGNDVGMASSPIIVDETVIVQIENQGDSFAAGINAKTGQTRWFLPRSERANWASPIALGDTASQSAPIALLQNGSGVTAVSAKSGTILWELGGGASTISTSLATTDQAFVVSNGLTVLDIVDPKTKPEIVWEANKLNPSSMSPILHDGKVYIINSAGVLNCANAETGDLDWGLRLKGKFWASPVIAGQRMIAFNYDGTGLIVDLSEKKGKIVDEIDMGENIQATPALNEDAMYVKGERHLWKIAGKE; this is encoded by the coding sequence ATGCGTATTTTCTTAAGCTTGGTATGTGTCTGCGTCTTGCTTTCTGTCGGTCACGCCGATTGGCGTCAATTCCGCGGCAACGACGGAACAGGCGCACTCGACAATTGTGATCTTCCCGAGTCGTGGGACGCAGACAGCAAGAATGTTGCCTGGAAAGTTGAACTTCCTGGGCGTGGGCCATCGAGCCCGATCGTCGTCGGTGACAAGGTGATCGTCACCACTGCGGACGGGGCGGATCTCGAACAGCTTCATGTTCTTTGTTTCTCTGCGCATGATGGATCGAAGCTATGGCAAAGGAACTTCTGGGCAACTGGCCGGACTTTCTGCCATCCACAGACCACGCCAGCGGCGCCGACACCTGTCAGCGACGGCACACATGTGTATGCTTTCTTCGGTTCGAGCGACCTGGTCTGTCTCGACTTGGATGGCAACGTGCATTGGTACCGCGGCCTAGGTCACGAGCATCCCAAAGCAGGAAACGATGTGGGCATGGCAAGTTCGCCGATCATCGTTGACGAGACGGTTATCGTTCAAATCGAAAACCAAGGCGATTCGTTTGCCGCAGGGATCAATGCAAAGACCGGACAAACTCGCTGGTTTTTGCCAAGATCGGAACGTGCCAATTGGGCCTCCCCCATTGCCCTGGGTGATACGGCGTCCCAATCGGCTCCGATTGCTCTTCTTCAAAATGGCTCTGGCGTGACAGCCGTATCCGCGAAGAGTGGCACCATCTTGTGGGAGCTTGGCGGAGGAGCATCTACTATTTCTACGTCACTCGCCACAACAGATCAGGCTTTTGTCGTTTCCAACGGGCTTACCGTTCTCGACATTGTCGATCCCAAAACGAAACCCGAAATCGTGTGGGAGGCCAACAAGCTAAACCCATCATCGATGAGCCCCATTCTTCATGATGGCAAAGTTTACATCATCAATAGCGCCGGGGTTCTTAATTGTGCCAATGCCGAAACGGGCGATCTCGACTGGGGCCTGCGATTGAAAGGAAAGTTTTGGGCTTCTCCCGTTATCGCTGGCCAACGCATGATTGCGTTCAATTACGACGGAACCGGACTGATTGTCGACCTATCGGAAAAAAAGGGAAAGATCGTCGACGAAATTGACATGGGCGAAAACATCCAAGCAACCCCCGCATTAAATGAAGATGCGATGTACGTCAAAGGGGAACGCCACCTGTGGAAAATCGCTGGTAAAGAGTAA
- a CDS encoding multiheme c-type cytochrome: MPAAKKLTSQLVVLTMGLGLVGALLFWGGTPTPVAAIPHIISDPHPYDPDWPEVFMTLTNKCTGCHRPDSKRVDLTSYEAILAGKVGNDPLIVPGDPKKSVLLMYVEWDEHAEPGSGMPRTPEMPPEKLEWLTSGQLEAMHRWIANGALEYTLPENCNITPLTEMSFPSAKQCQACHPKQYDEWSRSMHAYAQHSPVFEAFNLTLMERTQGTQGTFCTRCHTPVGTALGENGNRRNVHRSRISMEGVTCVSCHRRSTKHYKSSGRVPVEPGQLLDACMYGPFDDAADGEAIGAHNSAGLPYIKSSQFCGECHDVTNPQGVRLEEAFSEWQNSPAAKQGITCQQCHMGPVQGIPFKDCERPLGYAASVPGVPKEQLPLRRLTDHTFAGPDYSLLPDTEFPEKLDWMYEKDYRDWDSLTTYEKETLTELRKKNRHSLRIANEKRYEVLSQAADLFVAAPERAACGEKVHVDVEVKSKLPGHSFPTGFTAERQAWVSTIVRDAQGRTIFTSGDLDDNGDLRDEHSHAVLAGKVPYDKHLLNFQNKFTALTAEGTDRSVVLSVNRHLNPLSFVRPAEGVSASFGRPPAFRIAKGSLAPLSKQGKSYPIHLPNEPGIYHVTVRLNFRHLPPTLLDRIGTPHLKHLLEVVVLQEWCGTIEVTP, from the coding sequence ATGCCAGCAGCGAAGAAATTGACCTCCCAATTGGTGGTCCTGACCATGGGTCTAGGCTTGGTCGGCGCGCTGTTATTCTGGGGAGGAACGCCCACGCCGGTGGCTGCGATTCCGCATATTATCTCTGACCCTCATCCGTATGATCCTGATTGGCCAGAAGTCTTCATGACGCTGACCAACAAATGTACAGGATGTCATCGTCCTGATTCCAAGCGAGTCGACCTGACTTCGTACGAAGCCATTCTGGCAGGAAAAGTTGGCAACGATCCGCTTATCGTCCCTGGTGATCCGAAAAAGTCCGTTCTGCTGATGTATGTCGAATGGGACGAGCACGCGGAACCAGGCTCTGGAATGCCTCGCACACCAGAAATGCCACCAGAGAAGTTGGAATGGCTTACATCCGGCCAACTGGAAGCAATGCACCGGTGGATCGCCAACGGTGCGTTGGAATACACCCTGCCGGAAAACTGCAACATCACCCCCCTCACGGAGATGAGTTTTCCATCGGCCAAGCAGTGCCAGGCATGTCACCCGAAGCAATACGACGAGTGGTCGCGCTCGATGCATGCCTATGCTCAGCATAGCCCTGTCTTCGAAGCATTCAACTTGACGTTGATGGAACGCACACAAGGCACGCAAGGCACCTTTTGCACTCGCTGCCACACGCCGGTAGGGACTGCCCTCGGCGAAAACGGCAATCGACGAAACGTCCATCGCTCTCGAATTTCGATGGAAGGTGTGACTTGTGTCTCTTGCCATCGCCGTAGCACTAAACATTACAAGTCGAGCGGACGCGTCCCCGTTGAGCCAGGCCAACTACTCGACGCTTGCATGTACGGCCCGTTCGACGACGCTGCCGACGGAGAAGCAATTGGCGCTCATAACTCCGCGGGCCTCCCATACATCAAATCCTCGCAGTTTTGTGGCGAATGCCACGATGTCACAAACCCGCAGGGCGTCCGTCTCGAAGAAGCCTTCAGCGAATGGCAAAATAGCCCCGCCGCCAAGCAAGGAATCACTTGTCAGCAGTGCCACATGGGTCCCGTTCAAGGAATCCCCTTCAAAGATTGCGAACGCCCATTGGGTTACGCTGCATCCGTGCCAGGCGTACCGAAAGAACAACTTCCGCTTCGTCGTTTGACCGATCACACCTTCGCTGGTCCAGACTATTCTCTTCTCCCTGATACCGAGTTCCCGGAGAAACTGGATTGGATGTACGAGAAGGATTACCGCGACTGGGACTCGCTGACGACCTACGAAAAAGAAACGCTTACCGAACTTCGCAAAAAGAACCGACACAGCCTTCGGATTGCCAACGAGAAACGTTACGAAGTTCTTTCGCAAGCAGCCGATTTGTTCGTCGCTGCTCCAGAACGGGCCGCCTGCGGCGAGAAAGTTCACGTCGATGTCGAAGTCAAAAGCAAGCTGCCAGGGCATAGCTTTCCGACAGGATTCACTGCCGAGCGTCAAGCTTGGGTATCGACGATCGTTCGCGATGCTCAAGGGCGAACGATTTTCACCTCGGGTGATCTCGACGATAACGGTGACCTCCGGGACGAGCACAGTCATGCTGTCCTCGCAGGAAAAGTACCGTACGACAAACACTTGCTAAACTTCCAAAACAAGTTTACAGCTCTCACGGCAGAAGGCACCGATCGATCGGTGGTTCTCTCCGTCAACCGTCACTTGAACCCGCTAAGCTTCGTACGTCCGGCCGAAGGAGTCTCCGCATCGTTCGGTCGTCCACCCGCATTCCGAATCGCCAAAGGAAGTCTTGCTCCACTATCCAAACAGGGCAAGAGCTACCCGATTCACCTTCCTAACGAACCGGGTATTTACCACGTGACGGTCCGCCTCAATTTCCGTCACCTTCCTCCGACATTACTCGATCGCATCGGCACGCCTCATCTGAAGCACCTTCTCGAGGTTGTCGTCCTGCAAGAATGGTGTGGCACGATTGAGGTCACTCCATGA